The genomic region GGAGCTTCCCTGGGCGCATCTGGACATTGCCGGCCCCTCCTTTGTGAATAAGAAATGGAAGTATTTTGCTCCCGGAGCAACCGGCTTCGGTGCCCGGGTACTGGCCGGATTTGTCAAAAACCTGTAGCTTTGGCTGTGCTGTTATGTGGATATAAAGGGGGTATGGCTTAGCCATACCCCCTTGTTGTTTTTGCCAGGATAGTACTGTCTTTTCAGAGGTAAGCGATGAGCGGCCAACAAGGTCACGTTAGGGCGTATCTTTGATGTGAGGTCCGTAGATATATTTTGGTTCCAGGTGATAGGTATATGGAAGTCCGTAGAATTTCCAGCCATTGACCACATTGCGGTGGCCATAAAAGCTGCTGTACTGAGGCAGCAGATCTTTTTCGGTTTCCGTCCGACCGGTAAACTTATCCCCTTCAAAACCGTCGCTGATATTATAGACCTTGGTAAAACCACTTTTTACCAGCAGATCGACTGCCGGGACGCTGCGGTTGCCGCTGCGACAGGTGACCAGCAGTGTGTCGGTTTTCTTGAATTTTTTGCCCACTTCGCGTATAAAATCGGGGTTGAGATAATACTGATAGCGGGTTTTGCCGGCCGTCTGACCACGGAACTTATCTCCCTTGACAACGAATTCATCGCTGAGAAACATGAAGGGAATATTGTAAGCCATGGGGGCATGGCCGATAAGCTGATATTCTTCCGGGGTTCTGACATCTACCAGATAGGTATCTGCCGTTTTCATTAAGATATTATAGGCCTCCAAAGAGGTGATGTTGGCCGTCAGGGTGGAATCCTGTGCTGCCCAGGCTGGTGCTGCCAGGCAGAATATCATGGCAAGGAATAGTGCGGCTGTTTTAGGCGG from Candidatus Anaeroferrophillus wilburensis harbors:
- a CDS encoding sulfurtransferase, which produces MKHTCSSPPKTAALFLAMIFCLAAPAWAAQDSTLTANITSLEAYNILMKTADTYLVDVRTPEEYQLIGHAPMAYNIPFMFLSDEFVVKGDKFRGQTAGKTRYQYYLNPDFIREVGKKFKKTDTLLVTCRSGNRSVPAVDLLVKSGFTKVYNISDGFEGDKFTGRTETEKDLLPQYSSFYGHRNVVNGWKFYGLPYTYHLEPKYIYGPHIKDTP